ATCCTCAGTGAATACCTGGAGTTGGACGAAGCGAAGAGCGGCGTGGGCAGTGAGTGAGCGGGCCTCGAATATCTGAGGGACCTGCCCGTCCCAATTTTCGCAGCCCCTTCCAGCAAGCAGGTGGAACCAATGGCCGGTAATCCCGCGTGTGAGCGTTTCGTACCCATGCTGTCCCCGTACGTCGACGGAGAGCTGAGCTCCGGCGAGCGCGTCAACGTGGAGCGGCACCTGGCGGCCTGCCGGGACTGCACCGGGCGGGCGGCGGACCTGCGCGCGGAATCCGGGCTGCTGCGAGTGGGCCTGGACATGGCCGTGGACGACGTGGACTTCAAGGACTTCACCCAGCGCGTCATGGCGCGGGTGACGCCGGACAAGCCGCCCCTCATGGAGCGGCTGAAGCTGGCAGTGTCCGAAATGTTCCTCTACCAGCGCACCGCGATGATTTCGTCGCTGGCCACCGCGGCCGTGCTGGTACTGGTGGGGGTACCCCTGCTGACGAGCGACCGGGCGCCGGTGGGGTACGCCTCCGAGCGCATGACGGTGAAGTCCATCCAGCCCTACCGCAACGCCCAGGTGGCGCCGGTGGTGATGGAGACGGACAATGGGGGCACCATCATCTGGCTGGTGGACGAGGACTCGGACGTCCTGTCTCCCGGCGCGGAGAAGGGGGAGCGGCAGGACCAGACAGGTGTCGGTCAGCCAGACGCAAGCGGGCGCAACGTCCCCGCGCGCCCGGCCCCCGACGCCCCCAGGCCGTCGGGAGGTTCCTTGTGAGAAGACACGTGTCGTCGGGCCGGATGCTGTGGGCGCTGCTGGGGCTGGGCCTGCTGCTGCCCATGGCCGCCAGCGCACAAGACGCGAAAGTCCAGGTCCAGGTCGAGGTGGTGCTCGCCTCGAAGAAGGGCGCCGAGGTCGACCCGCCCGAGCTGGAGAAGATGAAGGAGCAGTTCCAGAAGCAGAACTTCAGCTTCACCTCGTTCAAGCGCCTCTCGAATGAGGTGCTGACGGTGAGCGCGAAGAGCGCCTCCGAGGTGAAGCTGCCCAACGGCGCCAACGCGACGTTGCAGCTGCAGGGCATCAAGGACGGCACGGCCACGGTGCGCGTGGCCATTCCCCGTCAGCCCACGCTGGACGTGGAGCTGGGCCGCCAGGGCGCCGTCTACCAGAAGGCTGGCAAGTACGTGGGCGGGGAGCTCATCCTCGTGCTCTCCCCTCCCGCGCGGTAGCTCCCCCAGCGCCGCCTCAGGCGGCGCGGGCTTCCCCGTCCTCCTCCAGGACGATGATTTCCAGGTCCTCTTCCATCTCCAGGGGGAGGACTTCGGCGGCGGCGGTGTGCGCCTGGAGGCCCGGAGCGGGGGCCTCGGCGTGCTCCCGCTCCAGGTTGACGCGCAGCCCGTCGAACATGGTGTCGAACGCCGCGTAGATGCGGTCCACCATGGCCAGGGCGTCCGCGCGCACCTCCGGGGACAGCTGCATGGCCTCCAGCTCCGCCGCCAGCTCCTGTTCGAACATGGCGTGCTGCGCTTCGGCCTGCATGTGGTGGTCGGAGAAGTACTTCAGCCGGTCGTCCGCGCCCTGCGCCGCGCTGATGATGGCGGTGCGGCTGAAGAAGACATGGCTGGTGGACTCCAGCGCCCACAGCAGGACGATGCGCAGCCGGTCATCCACCGGGCGGTACACCTCGCTGATGATGGCGTAGGCCGCGTCACGCGTCTTCACGTGCGCGCGGCCGTACATGGTGCCGATGCTCAGCGAGCCGCCCGTGAGCGCGGAGATGTCGTCCTCGAACCACTGGTCATGCCCGCCCTCCTCGGCATGGTGCCGCGTGGCCAGCGCCTTGAGGTGCGCGTCCTGGATGAAGTGTGCGTTGAGGCGCAGCACGTCCTGGAACGTCATCACCCAGAAGGTCAGGCGCGGCGCGAAGGCCATCACCTGTTCAATGGGGCGGTCCATCCGCATGTCGGAGAAGAAGGGGTGCGCTGCGAAGCGCGCCTCGCGCACGGCGATGTGTTGGAGCACTTCCTTCATGATGGACCTCCCTGGGGTGTCTGGTGATGCGCCGCCCCCGGCCCGCTGGCGGGACTCCGCTACCAATTGATGCTGTACGTGCAGGCGCTGTCGCCGCGCCGCCGGCAACTCTTGGCCTCATGTTCAATACGCACCCAAAGCGAATCCTTGGGACGGAACCGGTCGCCAATGGCTTCGATGAGCCCCAGGTCCAAGTCACACGGATAGGGGTTGTCACACACCATGCGAGCGTTTCGCTTATCCACCGGCTCGAAGCGGTAGCCGCCGATGGCGCCCTTGCCGCGGTGGTTCATCCGGTACGCCATGTCCACCGCGCGCAGCCCCTTCTCCAGCGTGTCGATGTCCGGCGGGAAGTGCGCGCTGTCCGGAATCTTCCGGCCAATGGTCCTCACCGTGCTGGGACCAATCTTGTCGAACACCAGCCGGAACGACTTCAGCAGGGCGGGCATGGGGTACCAGGCATCCGCCTTCAGCGGCGCGATGCCGTTCTCACCCAGGATGCGCAACGCGCGTGACTGGGCGAGCTCCATGCCGTTGACGATGGCGAGAATCGACTGGCCGATGACTTCGATGCCCTGGAACGACATGGGTTGAAGGGTCGGTGTGGTGGCGCTGATGGGAGTCTTCAATTCCATACGGGTTACGCCCTCGTGAGGAGTGACACGTATTGAAGCGGCTTTTTCCTATATTTTCAAATAGACTTACATGTCTGTAATTTTCCGGAATATTCGATATGGGATTCCCCGTGGGCAATAACGACCCGCGCGGTCGGTATGAAGCCAGGTGACCTGGGTTCGCTGTGAGTGAGCGTGTGCCCACGCGGCGCGCGGGAGCGAGCGTCCGTGGGCCGCGTGGGGCGGGATGCCCCAGCGGGGCAACCTGCCCCGGCGGAGCGCCCCGGCGGCCGGACGCCGTCATCAGGCGGCAGGGAAGAACTTCCGTCGGAAGCCTGCCGGGACAGGGCTGAAAAAAAGTCAGAAGTCCGGTCCCTGGGGCGGGGGGGCAGGCAGCCGGCCTTCGGAAAATCGCGGGGTTGGCGCTCGGCACGCCGGTTGCTGAAGGGAGCAGCACAAGCAACCCTCTCACCCTTGGAGACGAAATCATGGCGAAGACTCAGAAGCGTGGACAGGTCATCCGTCGTGAGGCCCAGCAGATGAAGGTGTCGGCAGCGAGCGCGGTGAAGGGGGCTGGCCGGGGCGCCCGCCAGGTGCAGGTGACGCTGGGCGACCTCATCGCGGCGGCCTTCGACACGGTGGGCGGCGAGGTGAAGAAGGTGGCGCAGGTGATGTCCTCCAAGGACATGGCGGTCGCCACGGGCAAGCACATCGTCTTCGTCGGCTGACACACGCCAATCCGGGGCGTGTGCGGTGCAGGAGGACCTGGCGGTGGCGCCAGGTGAGGGCGGCCGAGGCGGGGACGGGAAGGGACGCACCTGTGAGACGCATCATCAGTCCCGGACGGAATTGCTGGACGGTGGAGGAGGCGAGCGACGCGGGCGTGCTGGTGGACGCGCGCGACTACTACCGGGAGCTGTACCGGGCCGCGCAGAAGGCCCGACGTTACATCGCGATTACCGGCTGGCAGTTCGACAGCGACGTGGCGCTGCTGCGAGGCGAGGACCTTCGCGAGGCGCGCGGCGAGTCACGGCTGCTGCCGATGCTGGACGAGCTGTGCCGGGCCAACCCGGAGCTGCGCGTCTACGTGCTGGCGTGGGACTTCAGCCTGCTGCTCGCCATGGAGCGCGAGTGGATGCAGCGGCTCATCTTCAATTGGACGGCGAACGGGCAGGTGTGCTTCCGCTTCGACGCCTCCAGCCCGTTGTATGGCGCGCATCACCAGAAGCTGGTCGTCATCGACGGCGCGCTGGCCTTCACCGGGGGCATGGATGTCTGTGATTGCCGGTGGGATGACCGGGAGCACCGGGTGCACTCGGAGCTGCGCTGTGACAGTGGGAGGGATCCTCACGGCCCCTACCATGACGTGCAGTCCGTGCTGACGGGGCCGGTGGTGGACCGCCTGGCGGAGTTGTTCGAGGCGCGCTGGGCGCACTCGGGCGGCGGTGAGCTGCGGCTGCCCAGGGTGTCTCGGGATGACGTGGACTTCACGCCGGGCCTGCCAGCGCCGCCGGGACCGGTGGCCATCAGCCGCACCTTCGGCAAGACGCTCCTCCCGCCGCAACCCGCGGTGCAGGAGGTGGCCATGCTGTATCTGGACGCCATCGCTTCGGCCGAGCGCTTCATCTACATCGAAAACCAGTACTTCTCCTCGCGGGCCATCTTCCAGGCGCTGGTGAAGCGCATGCGGTCCTCCTGGCGGGGACGGCTGCAGATTGTCCTGGTGCTGCCGCGGCAGCCGGAGGCGCTGCGCGAACAACTGGCCATGGGCATCGCCCAGGTGCGGCTGCTGCGCACGCTGGAGCGCGTGGCGCACGAGACGGGACATGCCTTTGGCGTGTACTGCTCCGCGGGGCACGACGCGCGCACCGGCGAGGACATCTACACGTACATCCACTCGAAGGTGATGGTGGTGGATGACCGCTTCCTCACGCTGGGCTCCGCGAACACCACCAACCGCAGCCTCGGGTTGGATTCGGAGCTGAACCTGAGCTGGGAGGCGGAGGCGCCGAACGACGCGACGACGCGCGCCATCCGCCGCATCCGCGTGTCGCTGATGGCCGAGCACGCGGGGCTGGAGGGCATGGCGGCCCTGCGCCTGCTCGCGGCCGCGGACAGCGGGCTGGTGGAGTGGCTGGACGACGTGGCCGTCATGGGGCTGCGACGCCTGCGCGTCCACCCGATGTCGACGGTGTTCGACCAGAGTCCGCTGCTCAAGTCGCTGGAGCCCGAGGAGCTCATCATCGACCCGGAGCAGTCGGTGTTGGACGAGTCCCTCTTCGAGGCGCTCCACCGCGCCGAGGACGGGCTGTTCGCCTCCGGTGTCCGCCTGCTGTCGCGCTGGCTGGTGGGCACGGGCACCGAGCGCCCGCACCGCGCCATCCTTCCCTGCGCGCAGGACGACGGGTAGCGGCGCGCGGAGGCGGGAGGCGGCCAAGGGCCTGCCCGCCCGCCTGCCTTGGGACGGGCCCGGGGGCACGGGCACGGCCGGCGGGTTGTCCCTGCCGCGCGGGACGCCACCTTGTCGAGAGCACAACTTCTCTCACGCAAGGGGGATTCACCATGAAGCTTCCTCTCATGGCCGCAGCGGCGGCGCTGGCCTTCTGGGGTTGTTCGAGCAACTCGGCGAACACGCGCGCGGATGACAGCGCCATCGGTGGTTCGGGCACGGAGACGACGGCGCCCGAGTCCGTGGACACGTCTTCTGAGTGGGATGACCGCAGCGCGGGTGAGGCCGCGGACGTGACGAAGAACGAGCGCCGGGACAGGCAGGACGCGCCCACCGTCTACGACGGCGAGGCCACCGGTGGCAGTGGCCCCGGCATGGGCGCGGGCACCTCGGTGACGACGCCAGAAGGCGAGAAGTACGACGTGCAGGACGGCCCGCTCCTGGGGGGCCAGCAGAGTGAAGAGGCCCGCAAGGATGGCGTGGGCGGCTCCGGCAACATCCAGCGCGAGCCGGTGGACGGCAAGTCCGACGTCAAGGAGCTCGACGCCAGCGACGTCGAGACGCGGGAAGTGGAAGCCGACGAGGTTGAAGTCGACGGCAACCGTTGACGCGGTGTGAAGGTCGCACGTCGCCCGCTGACGCCAGGCGGGGGCGCGTGTACCGACGGTCCGCAGTGGCACCCACACGCGGATGCAGTCACCTGCTTCGTCTCGCGCCATGGACAGGTAGAGTCGGGGGACGATGACTGGCGCCCCCCTCTTCGCTCTTCTCGCCCTGGTGTCCACGCAGTACGACGGCAGCTCTACCGTGGAGGAGGTCTCTTCGGAGGAGGAGGTCTCCTCGACATCGCGGAGGGAAGGTGCCCCCGTCTCCGCCGCGCGGCTGGATGAGCCCGCGCCTCCGGGCAGTACCCACACGGGCGGCGTGGGCTTCGGCTTCAGCGGCCAGTTGGAGGTCGGTGGCCTGAGCCTTCCCTCAGGGCCTCGCGGCGGGGGGCAGGACTTCTTCGCGCGCATCTACCCCTCGTTGGGGCTGACGCACGGGGAGACCTTCGTGCTGCGGCTGGGGGCGAACCTGCGGCTGCGGGTCGTGGACGAAGCGCCCACGACCACGGAGGACTACAGCGGCGGCCTGCGTCGTGAGGACTGGGATGAGCTGAGTGACTTCGGGCAGGTGGTGCGCATGCTGCGCATCGGCCAGGAGGGTCGCCCCTTCTTCCTCCGCGTCGAGCCCTTCTCCGAAGAGACGCTGGGCCGCGGCTATCTCGTGGGCCGCTACAGCAACGCGCTGGCGCCGGACTATCACCCCGCGGGTGGCTCGCTCACCTTCGTGAAGGGCGCGGTCCGCGCGGAGATTCTGGCCAGCGACGTGCTCGCCGCGCGCATCTTCGCGGGCGAGGCGCTGCTGGACATCGGCCGCATGGCCAGTGACGACGCCAATCGTTTCGACCGCTACCTCATCCGGCTGTCCGCGGCGCATGACGCGGGCCGCGCGGGCGGCACTTCGCCCGACCTCACCCTGGCGTCCGTGGGCGGAGACGTTGCCCTGTACAAGGGGGAGCGCCTGCGCGCGTGGGCCCTGCTGGGCGGCGGCGCGCGCTTCACGCGGGCCTACACGCCGGCCTTCGGCGGATTGCTGGGCGTGGCCTTGGCAGGACAGATGGCCAGTGGCACGCAGGTGAGCGTGACGGTCCAGGGCCGCAAGCAGGGGGGCCGGTTCCGCTTCGGCATGTTCGGTCCTGACTACGAGCTGGGCCGCTTCTCCGGCGTCGGTCTGTCGGAGACGCCCATCGCGGACGAGGTGCTTCCGTCGGGCTTCGCTGGCTACGTGGAGCTGAGCGTCGCGAAGGGGAATCCCAACGAGCTGCTCCTGCTGGGCAGCGTGGCGGCGCAGTACTTCGGCTTTGGCAGGACGGACACGGATGTGTCCGCTGGCTTCGAGCTGCCGGGCGGCAGGACGCGGGCGCTGGCGCGCGTGGTGCTGACGGGTCTGGGAGACCGGCCGCGTTACTCGGCGGGCGTGGAACTGCGGCAGCGCATCGTCAACCACGTCTATGCCTGGGGCTCCGGCGGAACCGTTCATTTCCCACAACCGGACGGAACGCTCGTGCGAGGTGTCACCGCGGGCGCCGGCGTCGGCGTGGACTTCCAGCGCTGAGCGGCAGTGACTCGAGCGGCGAGTGGGCCTTCAGGGGCCTGCCGCCGCTGTCTTTTTGCCCGGCTTGACTACGGTTGTAGTCAGTCGTACCTTCTTCGTGACTACAGTTGTCGTCACGGGACGGTCCATGAAGAAGCCGGTGGGAGAGCAGGAGCTGTTGGTGCTGCGGTACGTGGCCGAGCACGGTCCGGCGACCGTGGGCGAAGTGGCCGAGCGCTTCGGCGAGGCGCAGGGGCTGGCGCGCTCCACCATCCTCACCGTCATGGAGCGGCTGCGGCTCAAGGGCTACCTGACGCGGCGCAAGGTGGAGGGCGTGTTCCAGTACGCCTCGCCCGTGCCGGCGTCGGAGCTGCTGCGGGACGTGGTGGGGGACTTCGTGCAGCGCTCCCTGTCGGGCTCGCTGTCGCCGTTCGCCGCGTACTTGTCCGAGGCGGAGGACGTGTCCGACGAGGACCTGGCGCAGCTCCAGGACGTCGTGGCGCGGCTGCGTTCGAAGAAGCGGAAGGGATAGCGACATGGGCACGGACTGGCTGTCGCACGTAGGGGCGTGGGCGTCGTCGGGTCTGTGGCGGGCGTCGTGGCAGGGGGCGCTTTGCGCCGTGCTGGTGTGGGCGGTGGCGAGGGCGTGGCCGAAGCTGCCGGCGTCGCTGCGAGCGGGGCTCTGGTGGCTGGTGGCGCTGAAGTTCGTGGTGGCGCTGGGGTGGCTGCCTTCCCTTGCGTTGCCGGTACTGCCCGCGTCGGTGGCTGCTGGCGTGGCGCGGGTGGAGGCCTGGTGGGGCGGGAGCTCCGCGCGGGAGACGGTGCCTCGTGTCTCGGAGCCCGTGGTGGCGGACGCTCAGCGACACGTGTCTCCGGGGGAGGGCTTTGACTCCGAGAGGTCCGTGGCCGAAGCAGCCACACACGGGGCCGTGCTCTCTCCGCAGCGGGATGGCTCATCGTGGGCGCGCACGGGCTTCGCGACGTCCGGGGCGGAGGCCGCGCGGCGTGGCACCCTTCAGACCGGTGCTGTCGATGCGGGCACGGTGGCCGAGTCTGGTGCTCCCTTTCCGTGGGGCCGCGCCATGGTGGGGCTGCTTCTGGCGGTGTGGGGGGCCGGCGTGCTGTGGCAGGTGTATGGCCATGTGAAGGGCGGGCTCGCGGTGCGTCGCCTTCGCCAGTCCGCACGCCCGTTGGTTCACCCCGGATTGGAAGCAGAGGTGCGGGCGCTGTCCGCTGCCGCGGGACTGCGGCGCGTGCCGGGACTCCTTGTCTCCGAATCGGTGGCCAGCCCGCTGGCCACGGGACTGCTGTCTCCCGTCGTGGTGCTGCCCGGGAGGGCGGTGCGACGGTTGCCCGTGGCGGCCCTGCGCATGGCGCTGGCGCACGAGCTGGCGCACCTGCGTCGCGGTGACTTGTGGCTCGGCTGGGTGCCGGCGCTGGCGGAGTCGCTCTTCTTCTTCCATCCGCTCGCGCGGCGGGCGGCTCGCGAGTACGCGCTGGCCCGTGAGGAGGCGTGTGATGCCGAGGCCATCCGGCTCACGGATGCGGAGCTCGCGGACTACGGCGAGCTGATTCTCGCTTTTGGAATCGCCAGAACTCCCGGCACGGCTGCTGCGCTGGGGGCGTCCGCTCACGTTGATGCGTTGCACAGGAGGTTGAGCATGTTGGAGCACGTCGATGCCGTTCCCCCTCGAATCCGGCGCCTGTTGAGGGTGGCGCTCTCCGCCATGGGCGTTGCGGCGCTGGTGCCCTTCCAGGTCGTCGCACGGGAAGCGGGTGGTGCACCTCGCCTGGCGCCCGAGTCGGCGGCGTCTGGACAGCGTGGCACCGCGTCGTCGAAGCCTGCGTCCACCGTGGCCCAGAACGCGCCAACACCGAGCACGCAATCCGCGTCCCCCGTTGCCAAGAGCGCGCCGTCACCGAGTGCTCGGCCCACGACGGCACCCGCATCCGCGCCGAAGGCACGGCCCGCCCCCGCTGCGACCCCGGCGGACGCACAGGCCGAGCGCACCGTCGTCAAGCAGGGCGTGGTCGTGTCGTACTCCACGGGCGTGATGACCTCCGAGCCCGTTCCAGTGCCGCCCGCTCCGCCCGCGTCACCCGGCGCCGCTCCGGTGCCGCCCGTCCCGCCCAGCGTTGCTCTGTCGCCATCCGTTCCCAGAACACCGCCGGCGCCTTCTGCTCCGCGTCTCGCTGTCGTCACGCAGCGGCACATCGTGGGGGGCACGCCGCACATCGCGGCCGTTCCGCCGACTCCTCCGTCTCCGCCCTCGCCGCCCGCGCCGCCTGCGCCGCCCGCGCCCGGCGACCCGGACCGTGGTTACGTGCTGCTGACGGACGGCATGGCGATGATGAACGGCAGCACGGTCGACCTGGAGCTGGCGCGCACCTTCAAGCAGAAGAACAAGGAGCTCCTGTTCGTCCGCCGCAAGGGCGAGGCGTTCATCATCCGCGACGCGGCCACGCTGAAGTCCATTCGCGAAGCGCACTCCGTCACCCGCGAGCTGGGCGAGGCGCAACGCGCGCTGGGAGAGAAGCAGGGCGCTCTGGGGCAGCAGCAGGCGGTGCTCGGTCAGAAGCAGGCCACCCTGGGCCACGAGCAGGGCGGGCTGGGACGCAAGCTGGGTGACCTGGCCTACAGGCAGTCTGGGCTCCACCTGGAGGAGTCGCGTCTGGACGCCCTGCCCGAAGCCGAGCGCGAGCGCCGCCGCTCCGAGCTGAAGAAGCAGGACCGCGAGCTGGAAGCGGAGATGAAGGCCCTGGAGACGAAGATGGCGGGCCTGGCCGAGAAGCAGTCCATCCTGAGCAAGGAGCAGCACCAGCTCAGCGAGAAGCAGCACGCCCTGCACCTGGAGCAGTCCAAGCTGAGCGAGCAGCACCAGGCCCGCGCGAAGGAAGCGGAGGCGAAGATACAGGGCCTCATCGACGAGGCGCTGCGCAAGGGCCTGGGCCAGCCGATGCCCACCTGAAACGCCCGGGGTGCTCGAGGAGCTGGGGAGCGCGTCATCCGTGCGCTCCCCAGGGTGGGTCCTCGATACCTCCCGCCGGAATGGCAGGCAGCGCCCTCGCACTTCGAGGGAAGGCGGATGCCGCTGCGAGTATGGGCGTGCGCTCGGTCCCGCGGGCGCGGACCGCACGGGCAAGTGGCTCCGTGAACTGCCGGGACTCGATACCCCGTGGTAGATGCTGATGCATGGCTTCGACGCATGCTCAGGAAGGGGGTCGCTTCCTTCAAATGGGACAGACCCAGGACGCGGTGAAGAGCTTCCAGAAGGGGCTCTCCATTGATCCGAATGACGTGGAGTGCCTCCTGGGCCTGGTCCGTGTGCACCTGAGCACCGGCGCGGCGGCGGATGCGGAGGCCGCCGTGCTCCGCCTGCTGAAGGCGAAGCCGGACCACACGGAGGGGCAGGCGCACCTCGCCATGCTGCGCGCCCAGGCGGGCAACCCGGAGGCGCTGGAGTCCCTCAAGGCGCTGGCCGCCGCGCCCACCGCGGGCTACTTCGAGCGCTTCAACCTGGGCTCGCTGCTGTTCGAGCGCGGGGACCTGGCGGGAGCGCGCGCCGCCTTCGAGTCCGTGCTCCAGATTTCTCCCGGCAGTACCCACGTCCACTTCGAACTGGGGCGCATCCGCCTTCAGCAGAACGAGCCGGATGGCGCGGTGTCGCACTTCCTGCGGGCCGCCGAGGGCGCGCCGCAGGAGGCCATGCCGTTGCTGATGTTGTCGCGGGCCCATTCCGCATGCGGCCAGCTGGGGCTGGCCATCCAGGCCGCCACGCAGGCGCTGGAGAAGGCGCGGGGTGGGCTCCAGCGCGCGGTGCTGGAGGACCTCTTCAGACTGTACCTGTCCGCCGGCAGCTCGGATGGCGCCAAGCGCGTGGCTCAGGAGTTGCGCAAGCTGGACCCTTCCAGCATCACCTATCTCTACCTGCTCGGACTGGCGACGATGAGCGCTGGCGCCTTCGTCGAGGCCAAGGACGTCTTCGCG
This genomic stretch from Myxococcus virescens harbors:
- a CDS encoding anti-sigma factor family protein, giving the protein MAGNPACERFVPMLSPYVDGELSSGERVNVERHLAACRDCTGRAADLRAESGLLRVGLDMAVDDVDFKDFTQRVMARVTPDKPPLMERLKLAVSEMFLYQRTAMISSLATAAVLVLVGVPLLTSDRAPVGYASERMTVKSIQPYRNAQVAPVVMETDNGGTIIWLVDEDSDVLSPGAEKGERQDQTGVGQPDASGRNVPARPAPDAPRPSGGSL
- a CDS encoding phospholipase D-like domain-containing protein; protein product: MRCRRTWRWRQVRAAEAGTGRDAPVRRIISPGRNCWTVEEASDAGVLVDARDYYRELYRAAQKARRYIAITGWQFDSDVALLRGEDLREARGESRLLPMLDELCRANPELRVYVLAWDFSLLLAMEREWMQRLIFNWTANGQVCFRFDASSPLYGAHHQKLVVIDGALAFTGGMDVCDCRWDDREHRVHSELRCDSGRDPHGPYHDVQSVLTGPVVDRLAELFEARWAHSGGGELRLPRVSRDDVDFTPGLPAPPGPVAISRTFGKTLLPPQPAVQEVAMLYLDAIASAERFIYIENQYFSSRAIFQALVKRMRSSWRGRLQIVLVLPRQPEALREQLAMGIAQVRLLRTLERVAHETGHAFGVYCSAGHDARTGEDIYTYIHSKVMVVDDRFLTLGSANTTNRSLGLDSELNLSWEAEAPNDATTRAIRRIRVSLMAEHAGLEGMAALRLLAAADSGLVEWLDDVAVMGLRRLRVHPMSTVFDQSPLLKSLEPEELIIDPEQSVLDESLFEALHRAEDGLFASGVRLLSRWLVGTGTERPHRAILPCAQDDG
- a CDS encoding BlaI/MecI/CopY family transcriptional regulator, whose protein sequence is MKKPVGEQELLVLRYVAEHGPATVGEVAERFGEAQGLARSTILTVMERLRLKGYLTRRKVEGVFQYASPVPASELLRDVVGDFVQRSLSGSLSPFAAYLSEAEDVSDEDLAQLQDVVARLRSKKRKG
- a CDS encoding M56 family metallopeptidase, with amino-acid sequence MGTDWLSHVGAWASSGLWRASWQGALCAVLVWAVARAWPKLPASLRAGLWWLVALKFVVALGWLPSLALPVLPASVAAGVARVEAWWGGSSARETVPRVSEPVVADAQRHVSPGEGFDSERSVAEAATHGAVLSPQRDGSSWARTGFATSGAEAARRGTLQTGAVDAGTVAESGAPFPWGRAMVGLLLAVWGAGVLWQVYGHVKGGLAVRRLRQSARPLVHPGLEAEVRALSAAAGLRRVPGLLVSESVASPLATGLLSPVVVLPGRAVRRLPVAALRMALAHELAHLRRGDLWLGWVPALAESLFFFHPLARRAAREYALAREEACDAEAIRLTDAELADYGELILAFGIARTPGTAAALGASAHVDALHRRLSMLEHVDAVPPRIRRLLRVALSAMGVAALVPFQVVAREAGGAPRLAPESAASGQRGTASSKPASTVAQNAPTPSTQSASPVAKSAPSPSARPTTAPASAPKARPAPAATPADAQAERTVVKQGVVVSYSTGVMTSEPVPVPPAPPASPGAAPVPPVPPSVALSPSVPRTPPAPSAPRLAVVTQRHIVGGTPHIAAVPPTPPSPPSPPAPPAPPAPGDPDRGYVLLTDGMAMMNGSTVDLELARTFKQKNKELLFVRRKGEAFIIRDAATLKSIREAHSVTRELGEAQRALGEKQGALGQQQAVLGQKQATLGHEQGGLGRKLGDLAYRQSGLHLEESRLDALPEAERERRRSELKKQDRELEAEMKALETKMAGLAEKQSILSKEQHQLSEKQHALHLEQSKLSEQHQARAKEAEAKIQGLIDEALRKGLGQPMPT
- a CDS encoding chaperonin, with protein sequence MAKTQKRGQVIRREAQQMKVSAASAVKGAGRGARQVQVTLGDLIAAAFDTVGGEVKKVAQVMSSKDMAVATGKHIVFVG
- a CDS encoding tetratricopeptide repeat protein, which translates into the protein MASTHAQEGGRFLQMGQTQDAVKSFQKGLSIDPNDVECLLGLVRVHLSTGAAADAEAAVLRLLKAKPDHTEGQAHLAMLRAQAGNPEALESLKALAAAPTAGYFERFNLGSLLFERGDLAGARAAFESVLQISPGSTHVHFELGRIRLQQNEPDGAVSHFLRAAEGAPQEAMPLLMLSRAHSACGQLGLAIQAATQALEKARGGLQRAVLEDLFRLYLSAGSSDGAKRVAQELRKLDPSSITYLYLLGLATMSAGAFVEAKDVFAEVLRQAPGSWQAQHALAQMHLALGERAEAVTLLEAAVATVPTDPGPTNDLAVVLMQDNGHSRVAALLAPVLGAHPNDAGTHLNMALGTFPADKELSARHAKQALALGAEDVRAQAEQLLKQLGA